GTAATCGGCCCCGCGGTGGGTGATGTCGAGAAAGACGCAGTCGTCGCCGTGGACCTTCATCTCGTTGTCGATGGCGCGGGCGACTATGTCCCGCGGCGCGAGATCTTTGAGCTCGTGATATTGCTCCATGAAGGCGGTTCCGTCCCGTCGCCTGAGGACCGCCCCTTCGCCGCGCACCGCCTCGGAAATGAGAAACGATTTGGCCAGGGGATGAAACAGGGTGGTCGGATGGAACTGCATGAATTCCATGTTGGCGATGGTCGCTCCGGCCCGGTAGGCCATGGCGACGCCGTCCCCGGTGGCAACGTCGGGATTGCAGGTATAGAGATAGACCTTGCCGGCGCCGCCGGTAGCCAGAACGGTGGTCCGGGCGCCGAAGGCAATGACCTCCCGGTTGCGGATGTCGAGAACGTAAGCGCCCAGGCAGCGATTGGGCTTCAGGCGGCGATGGGTGACCTTGGCCTCGGTAATGAGGTCGATAGAGATATGCTGCTCGTAGACGGTGATGTTGGGGTGATTGCGCACGGCTGCCACCAGCGCCCGTTCGATCTCCTGGCCGGTGAGGTCTTTGGCATGGAGTATGCGTCTCTCGCTGTGTCCCCCTTCGCGGGTGAGGTCGTAGGTGTCATCGGCATTCTTGGTGAACTGCACTCCCCAGTCGATGAGGTCGTGAATCGCCTGCGGACCGCTTTCCACAACGAGCCGGACCACATCTTCATGAGAGAGGAAGGCACCGGCAACCATGGTGTCGCGAATGTGCGAGTCGAAGGAGTCCTCGGCGGATATGACCGAGGCGATGCCGCCCTGAGCCAGGTTGGTGGCGGTTTCCGAAATTT
Above is a genomic segment from Desulfuromonadales bacterium containing:
- the nadB gene encoding L-aspartate oxidase, which gives rise to MKITSDFLVIGSGIAGLSYALKVANHGTVSIVTKREISETATNLAQGGIASVISAEDSFDSHIRDTMVAGAFLSHEDVVRLVVESGPQAIHDLIDWGVQFTKNADDTYDLTREGGHSERRILHAKDLTGQEIERALVAAVRNHPNITVYEQHISIDLITEAKVTHRRLKPNRCLGAYVLDIRNREVIAFGARTTVLATGGAGKVYLYTCNPDVATGDGVAMAYRAGATIANMEFMQFHPTTLFHPLAKSFLISEAVRGEGAVLRRRDGTAFMEQYHELKDLAPRDIVARAIDNEMKVHGDDCVFLDITHRGADYIRERFPNIYETCLSFGIDMTREPIPVVPAAHYLCGGVQVDASGESDIRNLFAIGETSCTGLHGANRLASNSLLEGVVFADRAAQCSLLRLTEPPAAFPPIQPWDSGSATNSDEEVVVAHNWHEIRLCMWNYVGIVRSNKRLVRALRRIQMIQEEITDYYWDFYITSDMIELRNIATVAELIVRCALERQESRGLHYNIDFPQTDDVHWKRDTLIRKEF